The Corynebacterium comes genome window below encodes:
- the thrC gene encoding threonine synthase produces MDYISTRDSSRTPAKFTDILLGGLAPDGGLYLPAEYPQISDDQLTQWRALLADKGYAALAAEVLKLFIDDIPAADIEAITARAYTSPKFAHEDIVPVTELEDGLWIGHLSEGPTAAFKDMAMQLLGELFEYELARRGETLNILGATSGDTGSSAEYAMRGRKGIRVFMLTPAGRMTPFQQAQMFGLEDPNIFNIALDGVFDDCQDVVKAVSADADFKRDNRIGAVNSINWARLMAQVVYYVSSWLRLTASNDQKVSFSVPTGNFGDICAGHIARQMGLPIDRLIVATNENDVLDEFFRTGDYRPRPADETLATSSPSMDISRASNFERFVFDLLGRDAARIADYFGVRVRNGGFSVSGDPAFPAATDPTGFGFASGRSTHADRVATIRDTFERLGVMLDPHTADGVKVARDWRGEIDTPIVCLETALPVKFAETIEEATGQQPETPARFADVLDAERHVTDLPNDAETVKKFITDSIRTTEV; encoded by the coding sequence GTGGATTACATTTCGACGCGCGACTCCTCCCGTACGCCCGCCAAGTTCACCGACATCCTGCTCGGTGGCCTGGCTCCCGACGGTGGCCTCTACCTGCCCGCCGAGTACCCGCAGATCAGCGATGACCAGCTGACTCAGTGGCGGGCACTGCTGGCTGACAAGGGCTACGCGGCCCTGGCGGCCGAGGTGCTCAAGCTCTTCATCGACGATATCCCGGCAGCGGATATCGAGGCGATCACCGCGCGCGCCTACACCTCCCCGAAGTTCGCCCACGAGGACATCGTCCCCGTGACCGAACTCGAGGACGGACTGTGGATCGGGCACCTCTCCGAGGGGCCGACCGCCGCCTTCAAGGACATGGCGATGCAGCTGCTCGGTGAGCTCTTCGAGTACGAGCTTGCCCGTCGCGGCGAGACCCTGAACATCCTCGGGGCGACCTCCGGCGACACCGGTTCCTCGGCGGAGTACGCCATGCGCGGGCGTAAGGGCATCCGGGTGTTCATGCTCACCCCGGCCGGCCGCATGACGCCGTTCCAGCAGGCCCAGATGTTCGGCCTGGAAGATCCGAACATCTTCAACATCGCCCTCGACGGCGTCTTCGACGACTGCCAGGACGTGGTCAAGGCCGTCTCCGCCGACGCCGACTTCAAGCGCGACAACCGCATCGGCGCGGTCAACTCCATCAACTGGGCACGCCTGATGGCGCAGGTCGTCTACTACGTCTCCTCCTGGCTCCGGCTCACCGCGAGCAACGACCAGAAGGTCTCCTTCTCCGTGCCCACCGGCAACTTCGGCGACATCTGCGCAGGCCACATCGCCCGCCAGATGGGCCTGCCCATCGACCGCCTCATTGTCGCCACCAACGAGAACGACGTCCTGGACGAGTTCTTCCGCACCGGCGACTACCGCCCGCGTCCGGCCGACGAGACCCTGGCCACCTCCTCGCCGTCGATGGACATCTCGCGTGCCTCCAACTTCGAGCGTTTCGTCTTCGATCTGCTGGGCCGTGACGCCGCCCGCATCGCAGACTACTTCGGCGTCCGGGTCCGCAACGGTGGCTTCTCGGTGTCCGGGGACCCCGCCTTCCCCGCCGCCACCGATCCGACCGGCTTCGGTTTCGCCTCCGGCCGTTCCACCCACGCCGACCGCGTGGCCACCATCCGTGACACCTTCGAGCGTCTCGGCGTCATGCTGGACCCCCACACCGCCGACGGCGTGAAGGTCGCGCGTGACTGGCGTGGAGAGATCGACACGCCGATCGTCTGCCTGGAGACCGCGCTGCCGGTGAAGTTCGCCGAGACGATCGAGGAGGCCACCGGACAGCAGCCGGAGACCCCGGCACGTTTCGCGGACGTCCTCGACGCAGAGCGTCATGTCACCGACCTGCCGAACGACGCCGAGACCGTCAAGAAGTTCATCACCGACTCCATCCGCACGACGGAGGTCTAG
- a CDS encoding zinc ribbon domain-containing protein YjdM produces the protein MSEANFPPCPECGSEYTYEMDPLLVCPECGHEWDPAAPAEDEGPVIKDSVGNVLADGDSVTVVKTLKVKGASQPIKAGTTVRNIRLVDASDGHDIDARVEGFGQMKLKSSIVKKI, from the coding sequence ATGAGCGAAGCGAACTTCCCGCCCTGCCCCGAATGCGGCAGCGAGTACACGTACGAGATGGATCCCCTTCTGGTCTGCCCCGAATGCGGCCACGAATGGGACCCCGCCGCCCCCGCCGAGGATGAGGGACCGGTGATCAAGGACTCGGTGGGCAACGTGCTGGCCGACGGTGACTCCGTCACCGTAGTGAAGACCCTCAAGGTCAAGGGCGCGAGCCAGCCGATCAAGGCGGGCACCACCGTGCGCAACATCCGGCTGGTCGACGCCTCCGACGGCCATGACATCGACGCCCGCGTGGAGGGCTTCGGTCAGATGAAGCTGAAGTCGAGCATCGTCAAGAAAATTTAG
- a CDS encoding NUDIX hydrolase — MPIPDFILRLREKVGNQELWLPAVTAVVVRDVPPGAPIWAVPEVLLVKRADNGEWTPVCGICDPGEEPHVTAVREVKEETLLDVRVEALLGVGAVGPVTYDNGDVTRYMDTAMRLSVIGDDTPAVGDEESVDVGWFEISKLPPIGPRFRMVIADAVAQMKHPAGFRPRMGYTKRAQM; from the coding sequence GTGCCCATCCCTGATTTCATCCTCCGACTCCGCGAGAAGGTCGGAAACCAAGAGCTGTGGCTGCCCGCCGTCACCGCCGTGGTCGTCCGCGACGTCCCGCCGGGCGCCCCGATCTGGGCCGTCCCCGAGGTGCTGCTGGTCAAGCGCGCCGACAACGGTGAGTGGACCCCCGTGTGCGGCATCTGTGACCCCGGCGAGGAGCCGCACGTCACCGCCGTCCGGGAGGTCAAGGAGGAGACGCTTCTCGACGTCCGCGTCGAGGCCCTCCTCGGCGTCGGCGCCGTCGGCCCCGTCACCTATGACAACGGCGATGTCACCCGCTACATGGACACCGCCATGCGCCTGAGCGTGATCGGGGATGACACCCCGGCGGTGGGGGACGAGGAATCCGTCGACGTCGGCTGGTTCGAGATCTCGAAGCTTCCGCCGATCGGTCCGCGTTTCCGGATGGTCATCGCCGACGCGGTCGCCCAGATGAAGCACCCGGCCGGTTTCCGCCCGCGGATGGGCTACACCAAGCGCGCTCAGATGTAG
- a CDS encoding MFS transporter: protein MTNPLLIPHPRTQVTRKALIVWVTAVLVYVVAITGRTSFGVASVDAIERFGVDASRIAVFTAVQIGVYAAAQIPVGMLIDRFGPRKLLFVGALIMAAGQVLLGFTTSYWVAIGARVLIGAGDATAFLSVMRILPYWFPLKKTPLFTQMTAALGQVGQFLSAVPFLALLHGPGWTTAFLSLGAVGVLIAIAAGVAVADSPESWAAAKDAKDPDHVPGQKAPAEKIPLGRLLLMVLREPLCWQGFFNHYSAMLLQIVFTLLWSAPLITLGMGLPASAIGMVLTINVLASIAAGPILGPVSARLGHNRVLASILFSGFIGLAWIIFFLPAEPRGITALIIVNIIMAFFTPSSNFGFDDIRESLDRRIVATATGMANMGGFLAGMFAAQAVGLLLDYSSDGRAYTWTDFRFAWWAVIVTWGIGMTGLITSRIIVSRRRAAGSRSGRGTVRVVDSSEE, encoded by the coding sequence ATGACCAACCCGCTGCTGATCCCGCACCCCCGTACACAGGTGACCCGCAAGGCGCTCATCGTCTGGGTGACCGCGGTGCTGGTTTACGTGGTGGCCATCACCGGGCGTACCTCCTTCGGTGTCGCCTCGGTGGACGCGATCGAGCGGTTCGGTGTCGACGCCTCCCGTATCGCCGTGTTCACCGCGGTGCAGATCGGTGTGTACGCGGCCGCACAGATTCCGGTGGGGATGCTCATCGACCGCTTCGGGCCCCGGAAGCTCCTCTTCGTCGGCGCGCTGATCATGGCGGCGGGCCAGGTGCTCCTGGGCTTCACCACCTCCTACTGGGTGGCCATCGGCGCGCGCGTGCTCATCGGTGCCGGCGATGCGACGGCTTTCCTGTCCGTGATGCGGATCCTCCCCTACTGGTTCCCGCTGAAGAAGACGCCGCTGTTCACCCAGATGACCGCGGCGCTCGGCCAGGTCGGCCAGTTCCTCTCCGCCGTGCCCTTCCTGGCGCTGCTGCACGGCCCCGGCTGGACCACCGCCTTCCTCAGCCTCGGTGCCGTCGGCGTACTCATCGCCATCGCGGCCGGCGTCGCCGTCGCCGATTCCCCCGAGTCCTGGGCGGCGGCCAAGGACGCCAAGGACCCTGACCATGTCCCCGGGCAGAAGGCCCCGGCCGAGAAGATACCCCTCGGACGGCTGCTCCTCATGGTGCTGCGGGAGCCTCTGTGCTGGCAGGGATTCTTCAACCACTACTCGGCGATGCTCCTGCAGATCGTGTTCACGCTGCTGTGGAGCGCGCCGCTGATCACCCTGGGTATGGGGCTGCCCGCCTCCGCCATCGGCATGGTGTTGACCATCAACGTCCTCGCCTCCATCGCCGCCGGCCCGATCCTGGGCCCCGTCTCCGCCCGCCTGGGGCACAACCGCGTTCTGGCGTCGATCCTCTTCTCCGGATTCATCGGCCTGGCGTGGATCATTTTCTTCCTGCCCGCCGAGCCCCGCGGCATCACGGCGTTGATCATCGTCAACATCATCATGGCCTTCTTCACCCCGTCCTCGAACTTCGGTTTCGACGACATCCGCGAAAGCCTGGACCGTCGCATCGTCGCCACCGCCACCGGCATGGCCAACATGGGTGGCTTCCTTGCCGGGATGTTCGCCGCCCAGGCAGTCGGCCTGCTGCTCGACTACTCCTCCGACGGGCGGGCCTACACGTGGACGGACTTCCGCTTCGCCTGGTGGGCAGTCATCGTGACGTGGGGCATCGGCATGACCGGTCTGATCACATCCCGCATCATCGTTTCTCGACGCCGCGCCGCCGGCTCCAGGTCAGGCCGCGGCACCGTCCGGGTGGTGGACAGCTCCGAGGAGTAG
- a CDS encoding glycosyltransferase family 4 protein — translation MTERNQPVIGYVLKMYPRFSETFIVSEILAREAGGEKVVIFSMRPCTDTRFHPELARVQAPVIQVPRPVSASGLWQMLTPEAGPHLAELLRHRPDDAGQAAQVAVLAKKLGVTHLHAHFATMAATVARLAGLIAGLPYSFTAHAKDIFHESVVEEDLREKFADAHHAVTISRYNLAHLRARFPESAGRMTLVYNGLELERFPFSPERGDDLSLLAVGRLVEKKGFAQLIEAVRRLRERGLAVTAEIAGDGPLREELQEQIDRAGLGEAVTLLGPLTQSEVRDLLGTRRLFVAPFVVGADGNADGLPTVLLEAMACGIPCVAADVTAVGEVIITGRTGRLVPAGGVGKLTDAIDEALRSDCTQLVHNARRLVEETFDSRRQAKTLRELQTPAGRHFERGFRREGGQLEA, via the coding sequence ATGACTGAGCGGAACCAGCCGGTCATCGGCTACGTGCTCAAGATGTACCCGCGTTTTTCGGAGACGTTCATCGTGTCTGAGATTCTGGCGCGGGAGGCGGGAGGGGAGAAGGTGGTGATCTTCTCCATGCGCCCCTGCACCGACACCCGTTTCCATCCCGAGCTGGCGCGGGTACAGGCCCCGGTCATCCAGGTCCCACGCCCGGTCAGTGCCTCGGGCCTGTGGCAGATGCTCACACCGGAGGCTGGCCCGCACCTGGCTGAGCTGCTGCGTCACCGCCCGGACGACGCCGGGCAGGCGGCGCAGGTCGCGGTCCTGGCGAAGAAGCTCGGGGTCACGCACCTCCACGCCCACTTCGCCACGATGGCCGCCACCGTGGCGCGCCTGGCCGGGCTCATCGCCGGACTGCCCTACTCCTTCACCGCGCACGCCAAGGACATCTTCCACGAGTCGGTCGTGGAGGAGGATCTGCGGGAGAAGTTCGCCGACGCCCACCATGCGGTCACCATCAGCCGCTACAACCTGGCGCATCTGCGCGCCCGATTCCCGGAGTCGGCCGGGCGCATGACGCTGGTCTACAACGGCCTGGAACTGGAGCGTTTCCCCTTCTCCCCGGAACGCGGGGACGACCTGAGCCTGCTGGCGGTCGGCCGTCTCGTGGAGAAGAAGGGCTTCGCCCAGCTCATCGAGGCCGTCCGACGCCTGCGGGAACGTGGGCTGGCCGTCACCGCGGAGATCGCCGGCGACGGTCCGCTACGGGAAGAGCTGCAGGAGCAGATCGACCGCGCCGGTCTCGGCGAGGCCGTCACGCTGCTCGGCCCGCTCACCCAATCCGAGGTACGCGACCTGCTTGGCACCCGCCGGCTGTTCGTCGCACCGTTCGTCGTCGGTGCGGACGGCAACGCCGACGGGCTGCCCACCGTGCTGCTGGAGGCCATGGCCTGCGGCATCCCCTGCGTGGCGGCCGACGTCACCGCGGTCGGTGAGGTGATCATCACCGGGCGGACGGGCCGGCTGGTGCCCGCGGGCGGCGTCGGCAAGCTCACTGACGCCATCGACGAGGCGCTGCGCTCGGACTGCACGCAGCTGGTCCACAACGCACGCCGCCTGGTGGAGGAGACCTTCGATTCCCGCCGCCAGGCGAAGACGCTCCGGGAACTGCAGACGCCGGCGGGACGTCATTTCGAGCGCGGATTCCGGCGGGAAGGAGGACAATTGGAGGCATGA
- a CDS encoding pyridoxamine 5'-phosphate oxidase family protein, with the protein MADEITKEDVVTKLRDASWVMMTTTDTDGRLLSHPMVPQQVTDDADVWFFISLRGGHAEALKASPQVNLAVSEAGTWLSVAAEVEFVEDRAKVDELWNRDVEGWFEGKDDPALGLIRADSESAQYWGLPGGKMSALARILKSRVAGDRTGGDSGTMEL; encoded by the coding sequence ATGGCCGATGAGATCACGAAGGAAGATGTCGTGACCAAGCTCCGCGACGCGAGCTGGGTCATGATGACCACCACGGACACGGACGGCAGGTTGCTGTCACATCCGATGGTTCCCCAGCAGGTCACCGATGACGCGGATGTGTGGTTCTTCATCTCGCTGCGGGGTGGACACGCGGAGGCGCTCAAGGCCAGCCCGCAGGTCAACCTTGCGGTGTCCGAGGCCGGCACCTGGCTGTCGGTGGCGGCCGAGGTCGAGTTCGTCGAGGACCGCGCGAAGGTCGACGAGCTGTGGAACAGGGACGTCGAGGGCTGGTTCGAGGGTAAGGACGATCCCGCCCTGGGGCTGATCCGGGCAGACTCCGAGTCCGCCCAGTACTGGGGTCTGCCGGGCGGGAAGATGTCTGCGCTGGCGCGGATCCTCAAGTCGCGGGTCGCCGGCGACCGCACCGGCGGCGACTCCGGGACCATGGAGCTGTAG
- a CDS encoding VIT1/CCC1 transporter family protein has product MTFSAALAGHSNEPHDAGHGSRLNWLRAGVLGANDGIVSVAALLLGVIAAGAGEGAILAAGVASLIAGAVSMALGEYVSVSAQRDSEKMLVAKERAELADDPEAEHAELAGILASYGISDRTAAQAATEIHQKDALPAHLQLELGIEAEDLTSPVAAAVSSAGAFTLGAALPLLAVLVVPAQWATPVVTVVTLIALLLTGFIAATLAGTSRLRSSMRLFIGGAAGLALTYFAGALFGAAG; this is encoded by the coding sequence ATGACCTTCTCAGCCGCCCTGGCAGGGCACTCGAACGAACCCCACGATGCAGGACACGGCTCCCGACTCAACTGGTTGCGCGCCGGCGTCCTCGGCGCCAATGACGGCATCGTGTCAGTTGCAGCCCTGCTACTCGGCGTCATCGCCGCGGGCGCAGGGGAGGGAGCCATCCTCGCGGCGGGTGTGGCGTCTCTGATCGCCGGAGCCGTGTCCATGGCGCTCGGCGAGTATGTCTCGGTCTCCGCCCAGCGCGACTCGGAGAAGATGCTCGTGGCCAAGGAACGCGCCGAGCTCGCCGATGACCCCGAGGCGGAACATGCCGAGCTGGCCGGAATCCTGGCCAGTTACGGCATCAGTGACAGGACCGCCGCGCAGGCGGCCACCGAGATCCACCAGAAGGACGCGCTGCCCGCCCATCTGCAGCTCGAGCTGGGTATCGAGGCCGAGGACCTGACCAGCCCCGTCGCGGCGGCGGTCTCCTCGGCCGGTGCCTTCACCCTGGGAGCAGCGCTGCCGTTGCTCGCCGTGCTGGTCGTGCCGGCGCAGTGGGCGACACCGGTAGTCACCGTGGTGACGCTGATCGCGCTGCTGCTCACGGGCTTCATCGCGGCAACCCTGGCCGGGACCTCCCGCCTCCGCTCCAGCATGCGGCTGTTCATCGGTGGCGCCGCGGGACTGGCGCTCACCTACTTCGCGGGTGCGTTGTTCGGCGCCGCGGGGTAG
- a CDS encoding trypsin-like serine protease: MNTRVWAGLAAVTAACVGSLIAWSVTDQAENPTPIAEVVAAAPRQVPTEFRAPTASPWAPGTGVTITKTVPVPGETIEVGQCTVAYSFTAGDRGYAVTASHCGMPGNQVWATVDGVEADFSAPVGTFIYSDLYDEASSRLDVGVIEITNPWYRMSSPDPQADTIVAETVGELPEVICKFGMTTGETCGEPINPVGVEILADHNGVELSAVAATAQVCARAGDSGGPVYADFDGHRVIVGLVSGTRDSDRDVACSEPEGAQMTMSYTSMPAIQAVLDRVIPGAEYQPHVGVTG; encoded by the coding sequence GTGAACACCCGCGTCTGGGCGGGCCTGGCCGCGGTGACCGCCGCGTGCGTGGGCTCGCTCATCGCCTGGTCCGTGACGGACCAGGCAGAGAACCCCACCCCGATTGCAGAGGTGGTGGCGGCGGCACCCCGGCAGGTACCGACCGAATTCCGTGCGCCGACGGCCAGCCCCTGGGCGCCGGGGACCGGGGTGACCATCACGAAGACGGTGCCGGTTCCCGGGGAGACCATCGAGGTCGGGCAGTGCACCGTGGCCTACAGCTTCACCGCAGGCGACCGTGGGTACGCCGTGACCGCCTCCCACTGCGGGATGCCCGGCAATCAGGTGTGGGCAACGGTTGACGGAGTCGAGGCCGACTTCAGCGCCCCGGTGGGCACGTTCATCTACTCCGATCTCTACGACGAGGCATCCAGCCGCCTGGACGTCGGCGTCATCGAGATCACCAACCCCTGGTACCGGATGTCTTCCCCGGACCCGCAGGCCGACACGATCGTCGCGGAGACTGTCGGTGAGCTGCCGGAGGTCATCTGCAAGTTCGGCATGACCACGGGCGAGACCTGCGGCGAACCGATCAACCCGGTCGGCGTGGAGATCCTCGCCGACCACAACGGGGTGGAGCTGAGCGCCGTGGCCGCCACCGCCCAGGTGTGTGCGCGTGCGGGCGACTCCGGTGGCCCGGTGTACGCCGATTTCGACGGCCACCGCGTCATCGTCGGACTCGTGTCCGGCACCCGTGATTCGGACCGGGACGTGGCCTGTTCCGAACCGGAGGGGGCTCAGATGACCATGTCATACACCTCCATGCCCGCCATCCAGGCCGTCCTTGACCGTGTGATCCCGGGGGCGGAGTATCAGCCCCATGTCGGGGTCACCGGTTAA
- a CDS encoding exonuclease domain-containing protein: MPLVPHPVAVVDLETTGLGPSDRILEIGVVLLDRDLRQEATWQTLVQPGRDIDNSHIHGITATELVRAPQFEGVAAELAELLGGRVIVAHNAPFDTRFLAAEYARLDVDLPGGTGWSQCTRILSRRLLPGAPQRLSECLDSVGLGNDRPHAALADASATADLYRTLVTRHSATQGTATPLQWPAPVDIPRQQLCLRGESESDHWLERVSANVPATGVAEVDGYRSLLRGALLDASLSVSEIEQLVAASERAGLSREEVNDIHLDYLRQLAVEAWADGVVTATERTQLHDIAVQLAVDPASVDALIAEPVYGEAEDVGLRPGDRVTFTGALTLGRDTWEQRARAAGLEVAAVTRLSALVVAANPDTMSVKARKARDHGVPIVDETTFARMLRDLVPLDPAPEAPEESPPSFSSVFPWLDNLGVDPSGPDDIAHAWLQRHRNVPLREISPRLDPAEVPDSLPRTGAVIARWLNLYPRPLDASVTQLSDVPGFGRLRVHRTLVAVVHSALDTPEVQDYLPVETGDIYLDDPQGPAPQPGVQTVVEWLALLGQLPHLPRETAPPTVAHALDTLAEDPYWSDPATAAIHRSRAELAARIGHDARDLDIFTGRILGKETLEEIGSRHQVTRERIRQLETRLKRRLVEPDDSIHLVLDALGRRFGVLAPLADLRRELPALMGEGPVAGNPMLDTLEWLADEWEISGDWFQRAGFADDLAAALSDFADDFGVVALPAVADNLGVDAHVLRTRLAGEATLYGDHILTRNRSTQDRAAALLAIEGEPLSSLDIVERLGDTNPRTLTNAMSADDRITRTGRDRWALRDWGMEEYSSLAEWIGRRVEGGPVPLDHLLDEAVTTLGVAESSVRLYASSADFQTVDGQVSRAEEIQEVDADPTETPGLYRIGEDLVWLTTVTSDHLRGSGSGIPRGVAAALQVQMLDKRTLPSPLGEQTVSMSRTGATISTIRRFLEAAGISQGERIWLTFSGEGGFDVQHATPRREGLSGIAEVLNATGLDTWINPADPGALGRISRAVGLDPAAPRRRLVSRFRYRRQDDIADQITELPTREEPSSAHP, translated from the coding sequence ATGCCGCTCGTTCCGCACCCCGTCGCCGTCGTCGACCTGGAGACCACCGGGTTGGGACCGTCCGACCGGATCCTGGAGATCGGCGTGGTCCTGCTCGACCGGGACCTCCGGCAGGAGGCGACGTGGCAGACGCTGGTGCAGCCGGGGCGCGACATCGACAACTCCCACATCCACGGCATCACCGCCACCGAACTGGTGCGCGCGCCGCAGTTCGAGGGTGTGGCGGCGGAACTGGCGGAGCTTCTCGGAGGCCGCGTGATCGTCGCGCACAACGCCCCCTTCGACACCCGCTTCCTCGCCGCCGAATACGCCCGCCTGGACGTCGACCTGCCCGGAGGGACGGGGTGGTCGCAGTGCACCCGGATCCTCTCCCGGCGGTTGCTGCCCGGCGCCCCGCAGCGGCTGTCCGAATGCCTGGACAGCGTCGGGCTGGGCAACGACCGCCCCCACGCCGCCCTGGCTGACGCCAGCGCCACCGCCGACCTCTACCGCACACTGGTCACCCGGCACAGTGCCACCCAGGGCACGGCGACCCCGTTGCAGTGGCCGGCGCCCGTCGACATTCCGCGCCAGCAGCTCTGCCTCCGGGGGGAGTCGGAATCCGACCACTGGCTGGAGCGTGTCTCCGCGAACGTCCCCGCCACCGGCGTGGCCGAGGTGGACGGCTACCGCAGCCTCCTGCGGGGCGCGCTTCTCGACGCCTCCCTATCGGTGTCCGAGATCGAGCAGCTGGTGGCAGCCTCGGAGCGGGCCGGCCTCAGCCGCGAGGAGGTCAACGACATCCACCTCGACTATCTGCGTCAGCTCGCGGTTGAGGCCTGGGCCGACGGGGTGGTCACCGCCACGGAGCGCACCCAGCTGCATGACATCGCCGTCCAGCTGGCGGTTGATCCCGCATCGGTGGACGCACTGATCGCTGAACCCGTCTACGGCGAGGCGGAGGACGTCGGTCTGCGTCCCGGTGACCGTGTGACCTTCACGGGGGCACTGACCCTCGGGCGCGACACCTGGGAGCAGCGGGCGCGGGCGGCCGGGCTGGAGGTCGCTGCCGTCACACGTTTGTCCGCACTGGTGGTGGCGGCCAACCCGGACACGATGAGCGTCAAGGCCCGCAAGGCCCGTGACCACGGAGTCCCCATCGTCGACGAGACGACCTTCGCCCGGATGCTGCGAGATCTCGTTCCCCTCGACCCGGCACCGGAAGCGCCGGAGGAGTCTCCGCCCTCCTTCTCCAGTGTCTTCCCCTGGCTGGACAATCTGGGGGTGGATCCGTCCGGCCCGGACGACATCGCCCACGCCTGGCTGCAGCGGCACCGGAACGTTCCCCTGCGGGAGATCTCCCCGCGCCTCGACCCGGCGGAGGTGCCCGACTCCCTGCCGCGCACCGGGGCGGTGATCGCGCGCTGGCTCAACCTGTACCCGCGGCCCCTCGACGCCTCGGTCACCCAGCTTTCCGACGTCCCCGGTTTCGGCCGCCTCCGCGTCCACCGCACACTCGTCGCCGTGGTGCACTCCGCCCTCGACACCCCGGAGGTCCAGGACTACCTGCCGGTGGAGACCGGGGACATCTACCTCGACGACCCGCAGGGCCCCGCCCCGCAGCCGGGGGTGCAGACCGTGGTCGAGTGGCTGGCGTTGCTCGGTCAACTGCCGCACCTTCCCCGGGAGACGGCACCGCCGACCGTCGCCCATGCGCTGGACACCCTGGCAGAGGACCCCTACTGGTCCGACCCCGCCACCGCGGCGATCCACCGTTCCCGCGCTGAGCTGGCAGCCCGTATCGGCCACGACGCCCGCGACCTCGACATCTTCACCGGCCGGATCCTGGGGAAGGAGACCCTGGAGGAGATCGGCTCCCGCCACCAGGTCACCCGTGAACGGATCCGTCAGCTGGAGACCCGGCTCAAGCGGAGACTGGTGGAACCGGATGATTCGATCCACCTGGTGCTCGACGCCCTGGGCCGACGTTTCGGGGTGCTCGCCCCGCTCGCGGACCTCCGTCGGGAGCTGCCTGCCCTGATGGGGGAGGGGCCCGTGGCAGGCAACCCCATGCTGGACACTCTGGAATGGCTGGCGGACGAGTGGGAGATCTCCGGCGACTGGTTCCAGCGCGCCGGATTCGCGGATGACCTCGCCGCAGCGCTGAGCGACTTCGCCGACGACTTCGGCGTGGTGGCGTTGCCTGCGGTGGCAGACAACCTGGGCGTGGACGCCCATGTCCTGCGGACCCGCCTGGCAGGGGAGGCGACCCTGTACGGCGATCACATCCTCACCCGTAACCGATCCACGCAGGACCGTGCCGCTGCCCTGCTGGCCATCGAGGGCGAGCCGTTGAGCAGCCTGGACATCGTCGAGCGGCTCGGCGACACCAATCCACGGACGCTGACCAACGCGATGTCCGCCGACGACCGCATCACCCGGACCGGACGCGACCGGTGGGCGCTGCGGGACTGGGGGATGGAGGAGTACTCGTCCCTGGCGGAGTGGATCGGCAGGCGCGTCGAGGGCGGCCCGGTTCCCCTGGACCATCTGCTGGACGAGGCCGTGACCACCCTCGGCGTGGCGGAGTCATCCGTGCGCCTCTACGCGTCCTCGGCCGATTTCCAGACCGTCGACGGGCAGGTCAGCCGGGCGGAGGAGATCCAGGAGGTCGACGCCGACCCGACGGAGACACCCGGTCTCTACCGCATCGGCGAGGACCTGGTGTGGCTCACCACCGTCACCTCCGACCACCTCCGCGGCTCCGGCTCCGGCATCCCCCGGGGCGTGGCCGCCGCGCTCCAGGTGCAGATGCTGGACAAGCGCACACTGCCCAGTCCCCTCGGTGAGCAGACCGTGAGCATGTCGCGCACCGGCGCGACCATCAGCACCATCCGCCGCTTCCTCGAGGCCGCAGGCATCAGCCAGGGCGAACGCATCTGGCTCACCTTCTCCGGCGAGGGCGGATTCGATGTCCAGCACGCCACCCCGCGCCGGGAGGGACTGAGCGGGATCGCCGAGGTGCTCAACGCCACCGGCCTTGACACCTGGATCAACCCGGCCGACCCGGGGGCGCTGGGGCGCATCAGCCGGGCCGTCGGACTCGATCCCGCCGCGCCCCGGCGCAGGTTGGTGTCCCGCTTCCGGTACCGTCGCCAGGACGACATCGCCGACCAGATCACTGAGCTGCCGACACGAGAGGAACCCTCCAGTGCCCATCCCTGA